In one window of Pseudodesulfovibrio sediminis DNA:
- the uvrA gene encoding excinuclease ABC subunit UvrA produces the protein MTKTADKNSIHIEGARHHNLKDLTLDIPRDELVVVCGPSGSGKSTLAFDIVYAEGQRRYVESLSAYARQFLPQMDKPDVDKVEGLSPAISLEQQTATRNPRSTVGTVTEIYDFLRVFFARLGKFYCPKCGKPIEAQTTDEIVNTILGMETGTKFMLLAPLVEHQKGTHKDLFAKLKKDGFVRVRIGGTMYTLDEVPELEKHKKHTIDLVVDRLVLKDGIKKRLGDSVELALGLGDERLIVSVVGGDTPGDIVMSTLSTCPSCKISMPRLSPQLFSFNSPQGACPTCNGIGSVEYFEPDLISPNKGLTLNNGGVIPWKNATRQRQYGPKLKKLGEHHGFTMDTPLEQFSDEAWDALFYGCPQSNWQGVVPILEYGQLQSGVWDHWSARFQQSRPCPDCEGARLKPEALAVRVGDKNMHEFASMSIQRALDWLNALDFSGADTLISEPLLKELTHRLGFMVNVGLEYLSLGRNMGTLSGGEAQRIRLASQLGSGLVGVTYVLDEPSIGLHPRDNQRLLDTLRSLQARGNTVLVVEHDEPTIREADHVIEIGPSSGWLGGEIVFQGPVDKLLKADSLTGKYLRGDMFIAPPETRRTAKDAVTIRQVETNNLKNLDVEIPLGVMTCVTGVSGSGKSSLVVDSMYKHLLLHRGQKANNPGKIGGIDGLDKIEKVISIDQSPIGRTPRSNPATYTKIFDEIRKIFAGSKEARKRGYQPGRFSFNVKGGRCEACKGDGQIRVEMHFLPDVYVTCEACKGKRYNSQTLEVEYKGKNIADVLAMTVRQAREFFANHPPLMRKLDVLAQVGLEYLQLGQPATTLSGGEAQRIKISRELGKRSLPGALYILDEPTTGLHMHEVGKLIRVLHALVDKNATVIVIEHNTDVIMASDHVLDLGPGGGEHGGQIVASGTPEDIIANPDSVTGKFLT, from the coding sequence ATGACCAAAACCGCAGATAAAAATTCGATTCATATAGAAGGTGCCCGGCACCACAATCTGAAAGACCTGACCCTTGATATCCCCCGCGACGAGCTTGTTGTCGTGTGTGGTCCGTCCGGGTCGGGCAAGTCCACGCTTGCCTTTGACATCGTTTATGCCGAAGGCCAGCGCCGCTATGTGGAGTCGCTCTCCGCCTACGCCCGTCAGTTCCTGCCTCAGATGGACAAGCCGGACGTGGACAAGGTCGAGGGGCTTTCCCCGGCCATCTCCCTGGAGCAGCAGACAGCCACCCGCAACCCGCGTTCCACCGTGGGGACGGTTACCGAGATTTACGACTTCCTGCGCGTCTTCTTTGCCCGGCTTGGCAAGTTCTACTGTCCCAAGTGCGGCAAGCCCATCGAGGCCCAGACCACGGACGAGATCGTCAACACCATTCTCGGCATGGAGACCGGCACCAAGTTCATGCTGCTCGCGCCACTGGTGGAACACCAGAAAGGCACGCACAAGGATCTCTTTGCCAAGCTCAAGAAAGACGGGTTCGTGCGTGTGCGCATAGGCGGCACCATGTATACGCTGGATGAGGTGCCGGAACTGGAAAAGCACAAGAAGCACACCATTGATCTGGTGGTGGACCGGCTGGTCCTCAAGGACGGCATCAAAAAACGGCTGGGCGATTCCGTGGAGCTGGCCCTGGGGTTGGGTGACGAGCGGCTCATCGTAAGCGTGGTGGGCGGCGATACTCCCGGCGACATTGTCATGTCCACGCTCTCCACCTGTCCGTCGTGCAAGATTTCCATGCCGCGCCTTTCCCCGCAGCTTTTCTCCTTCAACTCGCCGCAAGGCGCCTGCCCGACCTGTAACGGCATCGGGTCCGTGGAGTATTTCGAGCCGGACCTCATCTCGCCCAACAAGGGCCTTACCCTGAACAACGGCGGTGTCATTCCTTGGAAGAACGCCACCCGCCAGCGGCAATACGGGCCGAAACTCAAGAAGCTGGGTGAACACCACGGTTTCACCATGGACACTCCGCTTGAGCAATTTTCCGACGAGGCATGGGACGCCCTCTTCTACGGCTGCCCGCAATCCAATTGGCAGGGCGTAGTGCCTATCCTTGAATATGGTCAGCTTCAGTCCGGAGTATGGGATCACTGGTCCGCCCGATTCCAGCAGTCCCGTCCGTGCCCGGACTGTGAAGGCGCACGCCTTAAGCCCGAGGCGCTGGCCGTGCGCGTGGGCGACAAGAACATGCATGAGTTCGCGTCCATGTCCATTCAGCGGGCGCTCGACTGGCTCAACGCACTCGATTTCTCCGGCGCCGACACCCTGATCTCCGAGCCGTTGCTCAAGGAACTGACCCACCGACTCGGGTTCATGGTCAATGTCGGTCTCGAATATCTCTCCCTTGGCCGGAACATGGGCACTCTCTCCGGCGGTGAGGCCCAGCGCATTCGTCTCGCCTCACAGCTCGGGTCCGGGCTGGTGGGCGTGACCTATGTGCTCGACGAACCGTCCATCGGACTGCATCCCCGTGACAATCAGCGGCTTCTGGATACCCTCCGCTCCCTGCAGGCGCGGGGCAACACCGTGCTCGTGGTCGAGCATGACGAGCCGACCATTCGCGAGGCGGATCACGTCATTGAAATCGGCCCAAGTTCCGGCTGGCTCGGCGGGGAAATCGTGTTTCAGGGGCCTGTCGACAAGTTGCTCAAGGCTGATTCCCTGACCGGCAAGTACCTGCGCGGCGACATGTTCATCGCGCCGCCGGAAACTCGCCGCACGGCCAAGGATGCCGTCACCATCCGGCAGGTCGAGACCAACAATCTCAAGAATCTCGACGTGGAAATTCCATTGGGGGTCATGACCTGCGTAACCGGCGTGTCCGGGTCCGGCAAGTCCTCGCTTGTCGTGGATTCCATGTACAAGCACTTGCTGTTGCATCGTGGGCAAAAGGCCAACAACCCCGGCAAGATCGGCGGCATAGACGGACTCGACAAGATCGAGAAAGTCATCTCCATCGACCAGTCGCCCATTGGCCGCACACCGCGATCCAACCCGGCCACTTACACCAAGATTTTTGATGAAATCCGCAAGATCTTTGCCGGGTCCAAGGAGGCCCGCAAGCGCGGGTATCAGCCGGGAAGGTTCTCTTTCAATGTCAAGGGCGGGCGCTGTGAAGCGTGCAAGGGCGACGGGCAAATCCGCGTTGAAATGCATTTCCTCCCGGATGTCTACGTGACCTGTGAAGCCTGCAAGGGCAAGCGCTACAATTCCCAGACGCTTGAAGTGGAATACAAAGGCAAGAATATCGCCGATGTACTCGCCATGACCGTGCGGCAGGCCCGCGAGTTCTTTGCCAACCATCCGCCGCTCATGCGCAAGCTCGACGTGCTCGCCCAGGTCGGGCTTGAATATCTCCAGCTCGGCCAGCCAGCCACCACGCTCTCGGGCGGTGAGGCCCAGCGTATCAAAATATCCCGTGAACTTGGCAAGCGCAGTCTGCCCGGCGCGCTCTATATTCTTGATGAGCCGACCACCGGTCTGCACATGCACGAGGTCGGCAAGCTCATCCGCGTGCTGCACGCATTGGTCGACAAGAACGCCACCGTCATTGTCATCGAGCACAACACAGACGTCATTATGGCCTCGGATCACGTGCTTGATCTCGGGCCCGGCGGAGGCGAGCATGGCGGCCAGATAGTCGCCAGCGGGACGCCCGAAGATATCATCGCCAACCCCGACAGTGTGACCGGCAAGTTCTTAACCTAG